The following proteins are encoded in a genomic region of Cryptococcus neoformans var. neoformans JEC21 chromosome 2 sequence:
- a CDS encoding expressed protein, producing MAIDRQRPVLIITMVRTYNFLAPSLYPNTLVDISFPEPTIGVVNVSPADPVVHNLPVKYGEYSALGGVRKMVNVGNNKVVVADDKFQISTLELSSIGTEAPPPPIITSQESVKARANDVWAGLVPVENGTVSALTSGLLTFHPTSGSSSSSRSVPSPLACLASTHLAPNKFAMGGKEVDVSIWDVERTFASSSDSPMVDAGKRKKNALEPGQLWQAKNMPNNYLKLRPPVYHLALSWLNSPDALVSGTKMGTVRRFDTRQRKPVADWKVAREGGVSCLMPGEENELFFSDRSNYLGALDLRTGKVLYSYSSLTATPHHLLPISSENSSPLLPSTKRIGFASVSSDASIRLHTCTTPPPEDQKGNWGSEGKKGDIVGMVGGIGLGGAIFRGYDERELEVRKEAKEDDVGEDESDDEEEMWEGMNEVEDAGEGSDSDEDDNDSEEEAPKKKSKRSRL from the exons ATGGCAATCGATAGGCAACGACCAGTCCTAATTATCACCATGGTTCGCACCTATAATTTTCTCGCCCCTTCTCTCTACCCCAATACTCTAGTGGATATTTCCTTTCCTGAGCCCACTATCGGTGTTGTGAACGTCTCCCCGGCGGATCCTGTTGTCCATAATTTACCGGTCAAGTATGGCGAGTACAGCGCACTTGGTGGAGTGAGAAAAATGGTGAATGTGGGGAATAACAAG GTCGTGGTTGCCGACGACAAGTTCCAAATCTCTACGCTCGAACTCTCTTCCATTGGTACTGAAGCTCCTCCGCCGCCTATAATAACCTCTCAGGAAAGCGTTAAAGCTCGCGCCAATGATGTCTGGGCTGGTTTGGTTCCTGTTGAAAA CGGGACGGTTTCTGCCCTTACGTCTGGGTTGCTTACGTTCCATCCAACTTCAGGAAGtagctcttcttcgcgGTCCGTCCCATCGCCCCTTGCATGTCTTGCTTCGACCCATCTCGCACCTAATAAATTCGCCATGGGGGGTAAAGAGGTTGACGTTTCCATCTGGGATGTCGAAAGAACTTTCgcgtcttcttctgactCACCAATGGTCGACGCTGGCAAACGTAAGAAAAATGCTCTTGAACCAGGACAGCTTTGGCAAGCGAAGAACATGCCTAATAACTATTTAAAACTTCGCCCACCGGTTTACCATCTCGCGTTGAGCTGGCTGAATAGCCCTGACGCCTTAGTCAGCGGAACGAAGATGGGAACAGTGAGAAGGTTTGATACAAGGCAAAGAAAACCCGTCGCAGATTGGAAAGTTGCCAGAGAAGGTGGGGTCTCATGTTTGATGCCCGGAGAGGAAAA TgagctcttcttttctgaTCGTTCGAATTACTTGGGGGCTCTTGACCTTCGTACAGGGAAGGTATTATACAGCTACTCGTCGCTCACAGCTACTCCGCATCATCTACTTCCTATTTCTTCGGAAaactcttctcccctcctcccgAGTACTAAGCGAATAGGCTTTGCCTCTGTTTCTTCTGATGCTTCCATTCGATTGCACACTTGTACCACACCGCCTCCTGAAGATCAAAAAGGAAACTGGGGAAgtgaagggaagaaaggggaTATTGTTGGAATGGTGGGAGGTATTGGGCTTGGTGGAGCAATCTTCCGAGGATACGATGAACGAGAGCTCGAGGTGCGCAAAGAagcgaaggaagatgatgtcggcgaagatgagagcgatgatgaggaagagatgtgGGAGGGGATGAACGAAGTGGAAGACGCCGGGGAGGGTTCTGATTCTGACGAGGATGATAACGatagtgaagaagaagcgccgaagaaaaagagcaaGCGGTCGAGGCTATAG
- a CDS encoding UTP-hexose-1-phosphate uridylyltransferase, putative: MSAAHLEVPYFEPTEHPHRRYNPLIGKHVLVSPHRTKRPWKGQTEEPVLTTLPEYEATCNLCPGNERSNGNKNPKYIDTFTFENDFPALLPGPLPTLQQPSKVNSSDSLFASEPIRGRCKVICFHPKHDLTIARMNVDDVVRVIGEWKNVYVEEGRMLQESSGQGYVQIFENRGAMMGASAPHPHGQVWSLSYVPDEPQTELNNLAASTLVSSGNTPVRGDGCPCLLCTYAAEEVRRKERVVEIDVESGWVAVVPFWAVWPFETLLLPYKRHIPSLIQLNDNEIIGLARILQRLLVRYDNLFSCPFPYSMGLHQSPLPPSNPDGDVAHIHFHFYPPLLRSASVRKFLVGFEMMAEVQRDLTPEQAASRLRALPGTHYLDQKIAV; the protein is encoded by the exons ATGTCGGCTGCACATTTAGAGGTTCCGTATTTCGAGCCGACTGAACACCCCCATAGGCGAT ATAATCCTCTGATAGGCAAGCATGTACTGGTGTCCCCTCATAGGACCAAACGCCCATGGAAG GGGCAGACGGAGGAGCCGGTCCTGACCACTCTTCCAGAATATGAGGCAACTTGTAATCTTTGTCCGGGTAACGAAAGAAGTAATGGCAACAAGAACCCAAAGTATATAGACACTTTT ACTTTCGAAAACGACTTCCCCGCTCTCCTTCCTGGTCCTCTACCAACCCTTCAGCAACCTTCCAAAGTCAATTCATCAGATTCGCTTTTCGCATCTGAACCGATCAGGGGACGATGTAAAGTCATCTGCTTCCACCCCAAGCATGATCTTACAATTGCTAGGATGAACGTAGACGACGTGGTTAGGGTGATCGGGGAGTGGAAGAACGTCTACGTGGAGGAAGGACGGATGCTACAGGAAAGCAGTGGTCAAGGATACGTGCAAATATTTGAG AATCGGGGGGCTATGATGGGGGCCAGCGCACCTCACCCTCATGGACAA GTTTGGTCATTGTCCTA TGTACCTGATGAACCCCAAACGGAGCTGAACAACCTGGCTGCCTCAACTTTGGTATCTTCGGGTAACACTCCAGTGCGGGGCGACGGATGTCCGTGTTTGCTATGCACTTACgcagcagaagaagtgagGCGAAAGGAACGGGTGGTTGAGATTGACGTGGAGAGCGGATGGGTCGCAGTAGTCCCTTTTTGGGCTGTGTGGCCTTTTGAAACCCTTT TGCTTCCTTACAAGAGACACATTCCTTCCCTTATTCAGCTAAACGATAATGAAATAATCGGACTGGCTCGTATACTTCAGAGGCTTTTGGTAAGGTATGACAATCTTTTCTC ATGCCCATTCCCTTATTCCATGGGGCTGcatcaatctcctcttccaccttcaAACCCTGACGGCGATGTGGCTCacatccacttccacttctATCCGCCTCTTTTAAGGAGCGCCAGCGTACGCAAGTTTTTGGTTGGCTTTGAAATGATGGCTGAAGTACAA AGGGATTTAACTCCTGAACAAGCTGCATCAAGATTAAGAGCTTTGCCAGGGACCCATTATTTGGATCAGAAAATAGCAGTTTAG
- a CDS encoding low molecular weight phosphotyrosine protein phosphatase, putative produces the protein MDWPNPMQGPETVESVMYRLYAVVVHVGDMTFGHYVAYVLVDPEMVFGKDQPKEEGDSSEASVNGATSQDAPAERSDTSINEEQKSTKADNAPKKDRRVWAFCSDEYIREVDVEEVLRAKAYLCFYEKEH, from the exons ATGGACTGGCCGAATCCTATGCAGGGACCTGAAACAGTGGAATCGGTGATGTATCGATTATATG CTGTTGTCGTCCACGTGGGCGATATGACATTCGGACACTATGTCGCTTATGTCTTGGTTGATCCTGAGATGGTATTTGGCAAAGACCAgcccaaggaagaaggcgattCGTCAGAGGCATCTGTAAACGGCGCGACCTCGCAAGATGCTCCTGCCGAGCGATCAGATACCTCAATTAACGAGGAACAGAAGAGCACGAAGGCGGACAATGCCCCGAAGAAGGACAGGAGAGTGTGGGCTTTCTGTTCTGA TGAGTATATAAGGGAAGTCgatgtggaggaagtgCTGAGAGCGAAAGCCTATCTGTGCTTC TATGAAAAGGAGCATTGA
- a CDS encoding expressed protein has protein sequence MAAGEGAFQAGDGRAPGRAPGNERAREPDHRMWACRALCLKEGKNGTEGEEAFQLVECFSDDGEKFGGERVLKVLREQNAVDVLSVCCRWYGGDMIGPIRFQHIATTVQTSLKSLIKLVQLRDLRQALDALDEEIASLRARSTDLGSSQTGPSPSMVSRNDNKDSRQGKYDSIQDVTKLQRLVSAKEKTVAVLLKKQNSTSA, from the exons ATGGCGGCGGGAGAGGGTGCCTTTCAGGCAGGCGACGGTCGAGCCCCTGGACGTGCTCCTGGAAACGAGAGAGCAAGGGAACCGGATCATAGAATGTGGGCATGCAGGGCACTGTGTCTCAAAGAGGGCAAAAATGGTAcggaaggggaagaggctTTCCAG CTCGTGGAATGTTTCAGcgatgatggtgaaaagTTTGGCGGCGAACGTGTACTAAAAGTCCTTCGAGAACAGAATGCAGTGGATGTTTTGTCAGTGTGTTGTCGATGG TATGGTGGGGATATGATTGGT cCCATACGATTTCAGCACATTGCTACAACCGTCCAAACGTCCTTAAAGTCGCTTATCAAACTCGTTCAGCTACGAGATTTGCGCCAAGCGCTTGACGCTTTGGACGAAGAGATTGCGTCTTTGCGCGCCAGATCAACAGACCTCGGATCATCCCAGACTGGACCTAGTCCGTCCATGGTATCCAGAAACGACAACAAAGACAGCAGACAGGGCAAATACGATTCAATTCAAGACGTAACCAAGCTCCAACGGCTCGTCAGTGCTAAAGAAAAGACTGTAGCTGTTCTTCTTAAGAAGCAAAACTCTACATCGGCATAG
- a CDS encoding RHEB small monomeric GTPase, putative has protein sequence MSSTSGPLKRKVVIMGSTSVGKTSLTQQYVAPPTYTASYYPTIEDTSHKIVKYKGADYDIEIVDSAGLEEYSLFPGKYAVGVHGYMLVYSIASRQSFDMVPTIYDKILDYAGLESVPLVIVGQKTDLRDERSVTKEEGEALAKKLRAGFIESSAKDNANVSGAFEVLLEEMQKVYNPQPEKKKSSWWPW, from the exons ATGTCCTCCACTTCTGGTCCTCTTAAGCGCAAGGTCGTTATCATGGGCTCGACCTCCGTTG GCAAGACTTCCTTGACTCAACAATACGTTGCCCCACCGACTTACACTGCTTCATACTATCCTACAATCGAGGATACTTCTCACAAGATTGTAAAATACAAGGGAGCCGATTACGACATCGAGATCGTCGATTCTGCTGGTCTC GAAGAATACTCTTTGTTCCCTGGCAAATATGCTGTTGGAGTCCATGGATACATGCTTGTATATTCCATCGCTTCTAGACAGTCCTTCGACATGGTGCCCACAATCTATGACAAGATCTTGGATTATGCTGGGCTAGAAAGTGTGCCCCTTGTCATTGTCGGGCAGAAAACTGATCTAAGAGATGAAAG ATCCGTCacgaaggaagagggtgaggcTTTGGCAAAGAAACTCCGCGCCGGTTTCATAGAATCTAGCGCCAAAGATAATGCCAATGTCT CCGGTGCTTTCGAAGTTTTGCTCGAGGAAATGCAGAAGGTGTACAATCCTCAGcccgagaagaagaagtctAGTTGGTGGCCTTGGTAA
- a CDS encoding adaptor complex subunit medium chain 3, putative, giving the protein MSKIDGIIILDTNGKPIICSNFASYLPSYATAHIDTFNAARKRALVNGPGRGMDPVLWVNTLDNGRTGMLGGGLCHSERNGLYFLVPIGQEVNPLFAFSFLESLLDILRNYLGDVTETTIKDNFDIVYMLIEETLDEGHPMTTETEMLKEIVLPPSLVRKIFGAAGVSGLQSTTTAPFTAPIPWRRPGVRHNNNEIYFDIEECLDAIVDRRGNTLTASVWGRINCNSRLSGNPDLLLNFSDPKRMHQCSFHPCVRYSRWMKDGVLSFIPPDGKFRLLEYESVINNARTSVPIQLKAGLTIGDYGGRFTLTLSSRLNTRPLEDINVSIFLGKGATSVSANASGERRPLHTQIGKEEAAEGFVGGGNWEFDPHTQILKWHLASLVSTERSPTLTGTFTSSEARPIVSPSFDVGFTIQNYSYSNLRVNQLKVQGDVMYKPFKGVKMIGRAGKIEVRW; this is encoded by the exons ATGTCAAAGATAGATGGAATCATCATCCTAGACACAAACGG CAAGCCCATCATCTGTTCAAACTTCGCCTCATATCTCCCATCGTATGCCACAGCACATATAGATACGTTCAATGCAGCTCGGAAGAGGGCATTGGTTAATGGCCCTGGTAGAGGGATGGATCCCGTTTTATGGGTGAACACACTTGACAATGGAAGGACAGGCATGTTGGGAGGAGGACTGTGCCATTCAGAACGAAATGGGCTGTACTTTTTGGTGCCAATAGGACAAGAAG TGAATCCGCTCTTCGCATTCTCATTCTTAGAGTCTCTTTTAGACATTCTTCGAAATTACTTGGGTGATGTGACGGAAACGACAATCAAAGATAACTTTGACATTGTTTATATG CTAATTGAAGAGACTCTTGATGAGGGACATCCCATGACGACAGAGACGGAGATGTTGAAGGAAAtcgttcttcctccaagctTGGTCCGGAAGATATTCGGTGCAGCCGGTGTTTCTGG TCTTCAGTCTACTACAACGGCGCCGTTTACAGCACCGATACCTTGGCGACGCCCGGGAGTGCGACATAATAATAACGAAATTTACTTTGATATTGAGGAATGTCTGGATGCAATTGTGGATAG GAGAGGGAATACTTTGACGGCCTCTGTCTGGGGTCGTATCAACTGTAACTCTCGCTTATCCGGTAATCCGGATCTCCTTCTTAACTTCTCCGATCCAAAACGCATGCATCAGTGCTCATTCCACCCTTGTGTTAGGTAT TCTcgatggatgaaggatggtgttctctccttcatccctcCAGATGGCAAGTTCAGACTGCTAGAGTATGAATCTGTCATCAACAACGCGAGAACTTCTGTTCCTATACAGTTGAAAGCTGGATTGACGATTGGGGATTACGGCG GACGCTTCACACTTACTCTATCATCTCGCCTTAACACTCGACCTCTGGAGGATATAAATGTGTCTATCTTCCTTGGCAAAGGCGCAACATCGGTTAGTGCCAATGCCTCTGGTGAAAGGCGACCTTTACATACCCAGAttgggaaggaggaagctgCTGAAGGTTTTGTGGGAGGGGGAAATTGGGAGTTTGATCCGCATACGCAAATTCTCAAATGGCACCTTGCTTCTTTAGTCTCGACGGAGCGGTCGCCGACTTTAACTGGAACCTTTACCTCGAG TGAAGCTCGTCCTATCGTATCCCCATCCTTTGATGTCGGCTTTACCATTCAGAATTATTCGTACTCAAACCTCCGAGTGAATCAGCTCAAGGTGCAAGGTGATGTAATGTACAAGCCATTCAAGGGGGTAAAAATGATTGGCAGGGCTGGTAAAATAGAGGTGCGATGGTAG
- a CDS encoding low molecular weight phosphotyrosine protein phosphatase, putative, translated as MAEAVLKHQVTLRPESFSSKFDIRVDSAGTGAYHEGESPDSRTVAVCRKHNVPISGVARAVDKRDFQEYDYILAMDRHNLETLLHRQPASSKSHITLFGSYDPSLPQSAIGLPKTRAPAIEDPYYGGRDGFDKSFESCVKFSNGFLDWLERNRN; from the exons ATGGCAGAAGCTGTCCTCAAACATCAAGTGACCCTCCGGCCTGAAAGtttttcctccaagtttGATATTCGTGTAGATTCTGCAGGAACCGGTGCTTACCATGAAGGAGAGTCTCCAGATTCCAG GACGGTAGCAGTTTGTCGAAAG CACAATGTCCCAATAAGTGGCGTGGCAAGGGCTGTGGACAAACGTGATTTCCAAGAGTACGATTATATCCTTGCTATGGATCGGCACAA CTTGGAAACCCTCTTACACAGACAGCCTGCTTCGTCAAAGTCCCACATAACACTCTTTGGCTCGTATGATCCCTCTTTGCCACAGTCTGCCATTGGGCTTCCCAAAACACGCGCTCCTGCGATCGAAGACCCGTACTATGGTGGGCGAGATGGATTTGACAAAAGCTTTGAAAGCTGTGTGAAATTCAGTAATGGATTTCTTGATTGGTTAGAGAGGAACCGGAACTAA
- a CDS encoding oxidoreductase, putative, with amino-acid sequence MSQSSMRTVVVLGTSYGGCHASKMLAEELPPNWRLIAIDRNSHFNHVYAFPRFTVMSQHAPKGFIPYKRMLEPQPKASSDPLTPPQTPPAESATLPDEFAARSRHQFIQACVTKLTSREVTFIRPTQQASSSNSTAENMTYGEFDGVEETIKFDYLLYALGSTLPDPVNVWQPIDEGAVDEERKPGTKKRGLRFMKLQMEKFKQADRILIVGGGALGIEYASDLKDLYPEKKITLLHSRSRVMPLYPLELHMIIIEALTKMGVEVVLGERVVTWPDEPETLDGKTKYVTTDKGRTFEADIVLPCTGQKPHVSLMAEVNPALISPTTSRIRVLPTQQVHPGPIPPAKVESAADQLAQLSLGPAPITPPVSDVGSFETSSGIGHNEVVQGEDYSHIFAIGDCAETKAIQAGHTAYWMGEVAVRNILRLIAKEEGGEKKDEPLEDYKPGPPAIKITLGISNAVVANGNGVTTNNDGVEDMHSLVMWPTCNAEGMDINE; translated from the exons ATGTCCCAGTCTTCCATGCGAACCGTAGTTGTCCTGGGTACCTCATATGGAGGTTGCCATGCGTCCAAAATGCTGGCAGAAGAGCTCCCTCCCAATTGGAGGCTGATCGCCATTGACAGGAACTCACATTTCAACC ACGTCTATGCCTTTCCTCGATTTACTGTTATGTCTCAGCATGCTCCAAAGGGCTTCATTCCTTACAAACGCATGCTTGAGCCTCAACCAAAGGCATCATCCGACCCCCTCACCCCCCCGCAGACCCCTCCCGCCGAGTCAGCTACTCTACCGGATGAGTTTGCTGCCCGCTCCCGACACCAATTCATCCAGGCCTGCGTTACCAAGCTCACTTCTCGAGAGGTAACATTCATTCGACCTACTCAACAAGCCAGCTCTAGCAATTCCACCGCCGAAAACATGACCTATGGCGAGTTTGATGGGGTTGAAGAGACTATCAAATTTGATTATCTCCTCTATGCTCTTGGCAGTACGCTTCCAGATCCTGTCAACGTATGGCAGCCGATTGATGAGGGTGCGGTCgacgaggaaagaaagCCGGGAACGAAGAAGCGTGGATTGCGGTTCATGAAATTGCAAATGGAGAAGTTCAAGCAAGCCGATCGTATCTTGATCGTCGGCGGCGGTGCTCTTGGCATTGAATATGCAAGTGACTTGAAGGACTTGTATCCAGAGAAGAAAATTACTTTGTTGCATTCCCGGTCAAGGGTGATGCCTCTGTATCCTCTTGAGCTTCACATGATCA TCATTGAGGCGCTTACAAAAATGGGTGTGGAGGTTGTCCTCGGTGAGCGAGTGGTGACTTGGCCTGATGAGCCAGAAACACTCGACGGTAAAACCAAATACGTCACCACGGACAAAGGTCGAACGTTCGAAGCCGACATAGTC CTGCCCTGTACTGGTCAGAAACCCCACGTTTCTCTTATGGCTGAAGTCAACCCAGCCCTCATTTCCCCCACCACTTCCCGTATCCGCGTACTGCCCACTCAGCAGGTTCATCCTGGGCCCATTCCTCCAGCTAAAGTTGAGTCCGCGGCCGATCAACTTGCACAGCTTTCTCTTGGTCCAGCTCCAATCACCCCACCGGTTTCCGATGTGGGCTCGTTTGAGACCTCCAGTGGTATTGGACATAACGAAGTTGTTCAAGGGGAGGATTATAGCCACATCTTTGCTATTGGAGATTGTGCCGAGACAAAGGCTATCCAAGCGGGCCACACCGCGTATTGGATGGGTGAGGTCGCCGTGAGGAATATTTTGAGGTTGATcgcgaaggaagaaggcggagagaagaaggatgagcCTTTAGAGGATTATAAGCCCGGGCCTCCTGCGATCAAGATTACTCTCGGTATT AGCAATGCAGTTGTAGCTAACGGTAATGGCGtcaccaccaacaatgATGGTGTTGAGGATATGCATTCTCTGGTCATGTG GCCAACTTGCAACGCTGAGGGAATGGATATCAACGAATAA
- a CDS encoding delta 8-sphingolipid desaturase, putative yields MTLAQKPVWDRNQIASRITQGQQLVVYHDRVLNVTPWAPYHPGGALALLHFVGRDATNEIEAYHSDAAIEMMNKFTVARVDIGKKGWPPLTPPIALGLVRHPDGVKGHWAREGPVTLGQTILQQSISLDPSSAPIPPVPNPNPPSSNPAVITLEPAQLEPPASAVDMEKEEQRSEDYRQLKKRLVEAGLFKPPGPLAGYGTDIIRYSLLAFGALYLYFNTTGWLGQMGSATCLGLLFHQLAFVVHDAGHTEVTGVWWWDRVIGMTVASWIGGLSCGWWCDNHDIHHLVTNHPEHDPDIQHIPFFAISKEFFNSLWSTYYKRTMLLDAFAKIMIPFQHNLYYIVLSLARFNLYANSYMYLLGPKPRRNAFWAYEIAGIVFYWVYYGSMLRHLPSWQMRLGYLLISHIMASPVHVQIVLSHFACSTEDLGPAESFPSRQLRTTMDVICDQNVEWIHGGLNLQVTHHLFPRLPRHNLRAASMLVKEYCKEHDIVYREHLFIEGNRHVLSTLRDVANQLNLLKKVADKEIDERMGRRRD; encoded by the exons ATGACTCTCGCGCAAAAACCCGTCTGGGACCGCAACCAGATAGCCAGCAGGATCACCCAAGGCCAACAGCTCGTCGTCTACCATGACCGCGTGCTCAATGTCACCCCGTGGGCACCATATCACCCTGGCGGTGCTCTCGCCCTGCTTCACTTTGTCGGACGCGACGCTACAAACGAGATAGAGGCCTATCACTCCGACGCTGCTAttgagatgatgaacaAGTTTACCGTCGCTAGAGTCGACATTGGCAAGAAGGGGTGGCCGCCATTGACACCGCCTATCGCTCTGGGGCTGGTCAGACATCCAGACGGTGTCAAAGGACATTGGGCGCGAGAAGGTCCTGTCACGCTTGGGCAAACTATTCTCCAGCAATCCATATCTCTCGATCCCTCGTCTGCTCCCATACCGCCCGTccccaatcccaatccgCCGTCTTCGAATCCAGCTGTAATTACTCTTGAACCAGCGCAACTAGAACCACCAGCATCGGCCGTAGAcatggaaaaggaggaacaaAGGTCAGAAGACTATCGACAGTTGAAAAAGCGTCTAGTAGAGGCGGGTCTGTTCAAACCGCCAGGACCGTTGGCCGGGTACGGCACCGATATCATCCGGTATAGTTTATTAGCTTTCGGAGCGCTTTACCTCTATTTCAA CACCACTGGCTGGCTTGGACAAATGGGATCTGCCACTTGCCTTGGTCTATTATTCCATCAATTAGCTT TCGTGGTACACGACGCGGGTCATACAGAGGTGACAGGGGTCTGGTGGTGGGACAGAGTCATTGGCATGACTGTCGCGAGCTGGATCGGCGGTTTGAGCTGTGGCTGGTGGTGTGAC AATCATGATATCCATCATC TCGTCACCAATCATCCCGAGCATGACCCCGACATTCAGCATATCCCATTTTTCGCCATTTCAAAAGAATTCTTCAACAGCCTCTGGTCCACGTACTACAAAAGGACGATGTTGCTTGACGCTTTTGCCAAAATTATGATTCCTTTTCA GCATAATCTCTACTACATCGTTCTGTCGCTCGCCCGATTCAACCTTTACGCCAACTCGTACATGTATCTCTTAGGACCCAAGCCCAGACGGAATGCTTTCTGGGCATACGAAATCGCGGGTATCGTTTTCTATTGGGTGTACTATGGCTCTATGCTTCGACACCTCCCTTCTTGGCAGATGAGACTGGGGTACCTCTTGATCAGCCATATCATGGCCAGCCCGGTCCATGTTCAG ATCGTACTGTCTCATTTTGCGTGTTCGACTGAAGACCTTGGACCTGCGGAATCATTCCCCTCTCGTCAACTTCGTACGACGATGGACGTCATTTGCGATCAGAACGTTGAATGGATACATGGCGGCCTCAACCTGCAAGTGACGCACCATCTTTTCCCCAGACTTCCTAGGCATAATCTCCGAGCTGCAAGTATGCTGGTGAAAGAGTACTGCAAGGAGCATGATATCGTTTATAGAGAGCATCTCTTCATTGAAGG GAACCGACATGTCTTGAGCACACTTAGAGATGTCGCCAATCAGCTAAACCTTCTCAAAAAGGTTGCTGATAAAGAGATTGAtgaaagaatgggaaggCGACGAGATTAG